A single genomic interval of Lactococcus sp. S-13 harbors:
- a CDS encoding iron ABC transporter permease, with the protein MPKKRFLTVLLSLVFSLLILSLLYLMLGNQNVPLDQLFTNKMVTQLRLPRLLSLYLTGFLLAVSGFLVQLMTRNPIAEMATLGISGGSSLALSIVLTLGLSTNDGISVLISAIGAFVALCLVMLLTARTHFQPLKVVLVGTSVGLFTTSLASSLTFASHDTQAYFRWIVGSFSGITQVKVWLMALVSLIFLLLLFIFSSQIRLLVFGDELARSLGVSVNQVRLLIMTLVALASGVTVASVGVVSFVGLIAPHIVKKIARTNFWQNIFLSVLVGMFLLVGADLIARNLFKPYEFPAGSVTMLLGAPFFLWVISKEAK; encoded by the coding sequence ATGCCTAAAAAACGTTTTTTGACGGTCTTGTTAAGCCTCGTTTTTTCTTTACTCATTTTATCCCTACTCTATCTGATGTTGGGAAATCAAAATGTTCCGCTAGACCAGCTTTTTACGAATAAGATGGTCACACAACTTCGCCTTCCAAGACTCCTAAGCTTATATTTAACGGGTTTTTTGCTCGCTGTTAGTGGTTTTCTGGTTCAATTGATGACGCGTAACCCTATCGCTGAAATGGCGACGCTAGGTATTTCTGGTGGGTCAAGTCTTGCTTTATCAATTGTGCTAACGTTGGGCTTATCGACAAATGATGGGATTTCCGTACTTATCTCTGCAATTGGTGCCTTTGTGGCACTTTGTTTGGTAATGCTATTGACGGCGCGCACTCATTTCCAACCTCTCAAAGTGGTGTTGGTCGGCACGTCTGTTGGACTTTTTACGACGAGTTTGGCAAGTTCTTTGACTTTTGCTAGTCATGATACTCAGGCTTACTTTCGGTGGATTGTTGGTTCTTTCTCAGGGATTACTCAGGTAAAAGTGTGGTTAATGGCACTTGTTAGCTTAATTTTTCTTTTGTTGCTTTTTATCTTTTCCAGTCAAATCAGACTTTTGGTTTTTGGAGATGAACTGGCAAGATCACTTGGTGTGTCGGTCAATCAGGTGCGTTTGTTGATTATGACTTTGGTCGCTTTAGCCTCGGGTGTGACAGTAGCTTCCGTTGGGGTGGTGAGTTTTGTTGGTCTGATTGCTCCGCATATCGTCAAAAAAATCGCGCGGACTAACTTCTGGCAAAACATTTTTTTATCGGTTTTGGTGGGAATGTTTTTGCTTGTTGGTGCTGATTTGATTGCTCGTAATCTTTTTAAACCTTATGAATTTCCAGCAGGAAGTGTGACAATGCTTCTTGGTGCACCCTTTTTTCTTTGGGTGATTTCAAAGGAGGCGAAATAA
- a CDS encoding helix-turn-helix transcriptional regulator has protein sequence MENRIRELRRQKHLSQEDIAHIAHVSRQTINAIENDKYDPELLLAFKLAETLGTTVNELFSYQPAVIKRKENDVFWCEKYQCVLWKRAGIEKRNVVD, from the coding sequence ATGGAAAATAGAATCCGTGAATTGCGTCGTCAAAAACATCTATCACAAGAAGACATTGCCCATATTGCTCATGTTTCAAGGCAAACAATCAACGCTATTGAAAATGATAAGTATGACCCAGAATTACTACTAGCTTTCAAATTGGCAGAAACTTTGGGGACAACGGTTAATGAGCTATTTAGCTATCAACCAGCAGTCATAAAAAGGAAAGAAAACGATGTATTTTGGTGCGAAAAATATCAATGTGTCTTATGGAAAAGAGCAGGTATTGAAAAACGTAACGTTGTCGATTGA
- a CDS encoding iron-hydroxamate ABC transporter substrate-binding protein translates to MKKVLTTLIAGAALLTLAACSSSTSKSSSDDKTVTFHALNGEVKVPANPKRIAVQNYPDEVASLGSNVVGTDSWAYPNPFLTKNQKKNMIDLGAPKFNLEKLIAQSPDLIITVDKDQVADYEKIAPTVLVNYKKLSGMNQSLDYFAKLLNRETEKENFLKSFKKTAAAQKAKLEKVDIKPSENTISLLELQGDKIYAFGDNFARGGQALTTGLGFKQSKKMAELSKGTGYAEVNAESLAAFDADYLFVDFAEKDKAQFAALENNPAWKNLKAVKEGHVVTMDYDKVYFFGGPTASQKELSLYTDAIINATK, encoded by the coding sequence ATGAAAAAAGTACTCACAACTCTTATCGCAGGAGCGGCCTTATTGACTTTAGCTGCTTGTTCATCTTCCACTTCAAAGTCGTCTTCTGATGACAAAACAGTGACTTTTCATGCTTTAAATGGGGAGGTCAAGGTGCCGGCTAATCCTAAGCGGATTGCTGTGCAAAATTATCCTGATGAGGTTGCTTCACTTGGTAGCAATGTCGTTGGGACAGATTCGTGGGCTTATCCTAATCCATTTTTGACAAAAAATCAAAAGAAAAATATGATAGATTTGGGAGCGCCAAAATTTAATTTGGAAAAATTAATTGCGCAAAGCCCTGATTTAATCATCACTGTGGATAAGGATCAGGTGGCAGATTATGAGAAAATTGCCCCAACTGTGCTTGTGAATTATAAAAAACTTTCAGGAATGAACCAATCTTTGGATTATTTTGCAAAATTGCTCAATCGCGAAACGGAGAAGGAGAATTTCTTGAAGTCTTTCAAGAAAACAGCAGCGGCTCAAAAAGCAAAGTTGGAGAAAGTTGATATAAAACCAAGCGAAAATACGATTTCTTTGTTAGAGCTTCAAGGGGATAAGATTTATGCTTTTGGTGATAATTTTGCGCGAGGCGGGCAAGCTTTGACGACAGGATTAGGTTTTAAACAATCGAAAAAGATGGCGGAATTGTCTAAAGGAACAGGTTATGCTGAGGTCAATGCAGAGAGTTTAGCGGCTTTTGATGCTGATTATCTCTTTGTTGATTTTGCTGAGAAAGATAAAGCGCAATTTGCAGCCTTAGAAAATAATCCAGCTTGGAAAAATCTTAAAGCTGTTAAAGAGGGTCATGTTGTGACAATGGACTACGATAAAGTTTATTTCTTTGGTGGGCCAACAGCGTCACAAAAGGAGTTGTCACTTTATACGGATGCTATCATCAATGCTACAAAATAA
- a CDS encoding FecCD family ABC transporter permease, with product MKKRFALLILALIWLIIMNLTQFSLNAKILALLIPEFRLPRLLTVLAAGVALSVAGFIIQSITENPLADSGTIGITSGASAGSVAFLLIADRFDLTGMWNFSYPIFALLGALVAFAMIYLFALRKNVSSVRVLLTGIAITAFFQALITLGQLSVNAFDFQKVAVWLSGDVWQTGSSYLLVCLVLLLGGLAVLPFFLKKLEILTLGEEMATALGLEVRKTKLQLYLLALLFAAVGVLLVGGLAFVGLIAPHIAREIMGFKPRRRLLATALSGMIILCFADLVSQMIIAPSSLPLGFVVAFIGAPYYIYLIQKV from the coding sequence ATGAAAAAACGTTTTGCCTTATTGATCTTGGCTCTTATTTGGCTCATTATCATGAATTTGACTCAGTTCTCACTGAACGCAAAAATTTTAGCGCTTTTGATTCCTGAGTTTCGATTGCCACGTTTATTGACGGTTTTAGCGGCTGGTGTGGCCTTATCCGTTGCTGGATTTATCATCCAAAGTATCACTGAAAATCCACTGGCAGATAGCGGCACAATTGGTATCACGTCAGGCGCTTCGGCGGGGAGTGTCGCTTTTCTTTTAATTGCGGATCGCTTTGATCTGACAGGAATGTGGAATTTTTCTTATCCTATTTTCGCTCTGCTTGGCGCGCTTGTTGCTTTTGCAATGATTTACCTCTTTGCTTTGCGAAAAAATGTTAGCTCGGTGCGTGTCCTTCTGACGGGAATTGCGATTACAGCTTTTTTTCAAGCGTTGATTACTTTAGGGCAACTGTCGGTTAATGCTTTTGATTTTCAAAAGGTTGCAGTTTGGTTGTCGGGCGATGTGTGGCAAACAGGAAGTTCTTACCTTCTAGTTTGCTTGGTGTTATTGCTCGGTGGATTGGCTGTTTTACCGTTTTTTCTCAAAAAGTTGGAGATTTTGACTTTGGGAGAAGAGATGGCGACAGCGCTCGGCTTGGAAGTTAGAAAAACGAAGCTTCAACTTTATTTGCTAGCTTTGCTCTTTGCTGCTGTAGGTGTTCTTCTGGTTGGAGGATTGGCTTTTGTGGGCTTGATTGCACCACATATTGCGCGTGAAATCATGGGTTTTAAACCACGACGAAGATTGCTTGCAACCGCACTCTCTGGAATGATAATTCTATGTTTTGCAGACCTTGTATCACAGATGATTATCGCTCCGTCAAGTCTACCTTTGGGCTTTGTTGTTGCCTTCATTGGCGCCCCTTATTATATTTACCTCATTCAAAAAGTTTAG
- a CDS encoding ABC transporter ATP-binding protein: MYFGAKNINVSYGKEQVLKNVTLSIEKGKTTAIIGVNGSGKSTILKALGRLIKIEGEVIFDNQKLTKFTNREIARILALLPQGITAPEDITVLELVSLGRFPHQKLMQQHLSKKDELFVELLMKETSVWEIKDSKVSELSGGQRQRVFITMILAQDSEIILLDEPTTYLDLAHQLDILCLLKDLATKRHKTIVYVIHDLNQAARFADCLILVKDGQVVGQGTVEELFTEKTLKDCFGLDVTLGCDTFTKSLMITGVKDA; the protein is encoded by the coding sequence ATGTATTTTGGTGCGAAAAATATCAATGTGTCTTATGGAAAAGAGCAGGTATTGAAAAACGTAACGTTGTCGATTGAAAAAGGAAAAACGACAGCGATTATTGGAGTCAATGGTTCTGGAAAATCAACAATTTTAAAAGCACTAGGTCGTTTGATTAAGATAGAAGGAGAGGTAATTTTTGATAATCAAAAATTAACAAAATTTACCAATCGTGAAATTGCTCGCATCTTAGCCCTTCTTCCTCAAGGCATCACAGCACCAGAGGACATTACGGTTTTGGAATTAGTCAGTCTGGGGCGTTTTCCTCACCAAAAGTTAATGCAACAACATTTATCAAAAAAAGATGAACTTTTTGTAGAACTACTGATGAAAGAAACTTCTGTGTGGGAAATCAAAGACAGTAAGGTTTCAGAACTTTCAGGTGGGCAAAGGCAGCGCGTTTTTATTACCATGATTTTGGCGCAAGACAGCGAAATTATTTTGCTTGATGAACCGACCACTTATTTGGACTTGGCACATCAGTTAGATATCTTGTGTTTGCTCAAAGATTTGGCGACCAAGCGGCATAAAACAATCGTTTATGTAATTCATGATTTAAATCAAGCGGCTCGCTTTGCTGATTGTCTTATTTTGGTCAAAGATGGACAAGTTGTGGGGCAGGGAACAGTAGAAGAACTATTTACCGAGAAAACCTTGAAAGATTGCTTTGGCCTAGATGTCACTTTGGGCTGTGATACCTTTACGAAAAGTCTGATGATTACTGGGGTGAAAGATGCCTAA